The DNA sequence CGCCACCTTGTTCGGATCCAATGGGTGCGCGGTCGCCAGGTCGCACGGCGTAACGTTCTGCGAATACGGCGATGCATCCCATTCAAGCGTTTCGGCGGAAATCCCGCCGAACGCCAGCAGTCCGCAAACGGCAATCAGTTTCTTCATTTCTTCTCTCCCTCAAGTGCCGCGACCTCTTTCTTGAGCATCGCGATGAGCATGCTTTCGTAGAAGCCGCTGTTCGATTCCTCCGCCGCCTCGAGAAACACCATGAGTTCCTCCGGGTCGATGGTCACGTCGCAGCCCGCGAAAGCGCCATCCAGAGCGTAGCGCGTGAATCCGACCTGTCCCGCAAGCCGGCCGTATTGCGCGGAACGCCGAAACAGGCTGCCCGCCCGGCATACGTCTTTCCTGGCCTTGTTGATTCCCAGAAAATGCAGGTAGCCGTTAACGAACAGCGCCTGCGGATAGTCCGCTGCAATGGCCGCTTCGCGATGCGGGTAGGCCTTCTCGCCCTGCCCGCTGTACCCGTACACCCGCGCCAGCTGATACCTCAGCCGCGGATTGCCGGGATCGTCCTCCACCGCCGCCTCGCAGGCCGCCATGGCCCCGGCGAAGTCCATGTCCTGCTGCGACACGCCCGGCGCCACCGAATACGGATCGTCGCCGTGCGAAGCCTCGATATCGCAGGGCGTGACTTCCTGCGAGTACGTCGAGGTGTCCCACTCAAGGGTTTCAGCCGAAGCTCCTGCGGCAACAAGCATTCCGCAGGCTAACCAGCTTGCTCTCATATTTCCTCCTCCGGATGGGTGCGGTTGCGCTAGTGAACGGGCATGAGCCGGCCGCGCGCGATGACGCGGTCGATCGTCCTGGTATTGCGAATGTCGGTTACCGGGTTGGCGTCCAGCAACACGAGGTCGGCGCGCATTCCCGGGGCAATCGCACCCATTTCATCCTCAAGCGAGAAGAACTTCGCCGGCTGAACCGTGGCGGCGCCCAGGGCGTCGAGTGGCGTCAGCCCGGCGGCCACCAGCACCTCCAGTTCGTTGTGCAGGCTGTACCCGGGAATGGCGAGCGCTATCGGCGTGTCCGTGCCCGCGCCGACCGGCACGCCGGCTTCGTGCATGCGGGCGATCATGTCCAGCGTGTACTGCGCGACGGTGAGATCGCGCTGCGCCGGGTCCCGGCTGACCCACGGCGAGGGCGAAGGACCGCTCCATTCGTCCTGCACCGCCTGCGGTATTCCGGCGAGCGCCACCGGCCAGTCGTCCCGGTCGAATACGGGAAACATGGAAAGCGCGTTCAGGCGCGCCGTCGGAACCTGAATGGTGTTTCGCAGCGTTCCCAGAACTTCGGCGCATTGCGCTTCATCGAAAGCGGCGATCGCTGCCCTGCGCTGCAGGCTGTGCAGGAACGTGCGCAGCTTCATGCCGGAGCTTTCTTCACCTGCCGACAGTTGCTGCCGGCGCGTTTCGAGCAGCCCGTCGGAGTTTGCGGCGCAGTCCAGCTCGACATTCCGCAGGTGCTCCATCGAGTTCACATGCGGGCCGGCCGTGGAGGCGCGCATGGAAAGGGGCACGTGGGCGGCAATCGGCAGGCCGTGCGTCCCCGCCGCCTCGACCAACGCCGCAAACACTTCTGGGCTGACCATCTCGTAGATCTTGATGAAGTCCACGCCCTGCGACTTGAGTTCCGCGACCCTGGAACGGGC is a window from the Gammaproteobacteria bacterium genome containing:
- a CDS encoding tetratricopeptide repeat protein; this encodes MRASWLACGMLVAAGASAETLEWDTSTYSQEVTPCDIEASHGDDPYSVAPGVSQQDMDFAGAMAACEAAVEDDPGNPRLRYQLARVYGYSGQGEKAYPHREAAIAADYPQALFVNGYLHFLGINKARKDVCRAGSLFRRSAQYGRLAGQVGFTRYALDGAFAGCDVTIDPEELMVFLEAAEESNSGFYESMLIAMLKKEVAALEGEKK
- a CDS encoding amidohydrolase family protein produces the protein MNARARLVAGVVPILLAAGACAPAPEGPQSGIAISNVTVIDAVSGERPEQTVLIDGDRIVLVGPADSTYFSGAYEVIDGTGKFLIPGLWDMHVHLTFDERFTATMPEMFIRYGITSVRDTGGLMERMAPVVERMRAEGAVAPRVFFSGPLLDGTTVVYDGIDAPEIGVPNPEAGTARSRVAELKSQGVDFIKIYEMVSPEVFAALVEAAGTHGLPIAAHVPLSMRASTAGPHVNSMEHLRNVELDCAANSDGLLETRRQQLSAGEESSGMKLRTFLHSLQRRAAIAAFDEAQCAEVLGTLRNTIQVPTARLNALSMFPVFDRDDWPVALAGIPQAVQDEWSGPSPSPWVSRDPAQRDLTVAQYTLDMIARMHEAGVPVGAGTDTPIALAIPGYSLHNELEVLVAAGLTPLDALGAATVQPAKFFSLEDEMGAIAPGMRADLVLLDANPVTDIRNTRTIDRVIARGRLMPVH